In Cryptomeria japonica chromosome 10, Sugi_1.0, whole genome shotgun sequence, a genomic segment contains:
- the LOC131079927 gene encoding MLO-like protein 6, producing MAGMVNADSRSLEQTPTWAVAIVCLGFVLISILIEQAIHFLSKWFEKRRKLSLAKALEKIKEELMLLGFISLLLTVGQKSISQICISKSLAESFLPCSKQEVLAKNVTHKIENLPLLGHHRKLLVLASEIPLRRSLARDDVAYNYCAKKGKVPLISQDGLHQLHIFIFVLGVFHVLSCFVILTLGSLKMKKWKAWEEETKTLDYQYSTDHSRFRYTRETTFGRRHMSFWSKTPILSWIVSFFRQFFRSVAKVDYLTLRRGFILAHFAPHSKFEFQRYIKRSLREDFSDVVSISPPLWFIAIVSLLLMRNGWYTFIWLSFIPLIILLIVGTKLQAIITQMALDIQERNPVVQGAPVVNPNDQLFWFKRPRLILHLIHFSLFESAFQLAFFFWAWYEYGLKSCFHKQTVDIVVRVSLGITVQIVCSYVTLPLYALVTQMGTNMKPTVFGERIATSLKKWRQRAKKKLKGKQENLSSRPTKSPERSSPLHLLHNYNSVIETESLEQLEQFEHKISNIEAVTDTPSSYQSQLNTDNDFKEEIHGGAQDAETNGSGFTFHLSKQR from the exons ATGGCAGGTATGGTTAATGCAGATTCTCGTTCTTTAGAACAAACGCCCACTTGGGCTGTGGCTATTGTTTGCTTGGGCTTTGTACTCATTTCTATACTCATCGAACAAGCTATTCATTTCCTTTCCAAG TGGTTCGAGAAACGCCGAAAGTTATCCCTGGCAAAAGCACTAGAAAAGATCAAAGAAG AATTGATGCTTCTTGGATTTATCTCGCTGCTTCTCACTGTTGGGCAGAAGTCAATTTCACAGATTTGTATATCTAAAAGCTTAGCAGAATCATTCCTTCCCTGTTCAAAGCAGGAAGTCTTGGCAAAAAATGTCACTCACAAGATTGAAAACTTGCCATTACTTGGGCACCATCGCAAGCTCCTGGTATTAGCTTCAGAAATACCATTAAGACGTAGCTTGGCGAGAGATGACGTTGCTTACAATTACTGTGCTAAAAAA GGGAAGGTTCCTCTGATATCACAAGATGGACTCCATCAACTGCACATCTTCATTTTCGTATTGGGCGTTTTTCATGTCCTTTCTTGTTTTGTCATCCTCACATTAGGATCGTTAAAG ATGAAGAAATGGAAAGCATGGGAGGAAGAGACTAAAACATTGGATTATCAATATTCTACCG ATCATTCAAGGTTTAGATATACTCGTGAAACTACTTTTGGAAGGAGGCATATGAGCTTTTGGTCTAAAACACCAATTCTCTCTTGGATT GTTTCTTTTTTCAGACAATTCTTTAGATCTGTGGCCAAAGTGGACTACTTAACATTACGTCGTGGCTTTATACTT GCTCATTTTGCTCCACATAGTAAATTTGAGTTTCAAAGATATATAAAGAGATCTTTGCGGGAAGACTTTAGTGATGTTGTATCAATTAG TCCACCTTTGTGGTTTATTGCAATCGTATCTCTACTTCTCATGAGAAATG GATGGTACACATTCATTTGGCTATCATTCATTCCATTAATA ATTCTTCTAATAGTGGGAACAAAGTTGCAAGCTATAATAACGCAAATGGCGCTGGATATCCAAGAAAGAAATCCTGTTGTGCAAGGAGCTCCAGTGGTGAATCCCAATGACCAACTCTTTTGGTTCAAACGACCCCGGCTGATTCTTCATCTCATTCACTTTTCCCTGTTTGAG AGCGCTTTCCAACTTGCGTTTTTCTTTTGGGCATGG TATGAGTATGGCCTGAAATCCTGCTTCCACAAACAGACGGTAGATATTGTAGTGAGAGTAAGCTTGGG GATTACAGTTCAAATAGTGTGCAGCTATGTCACTCTCCCTCTCTATGCTCTTGTTACACAG ATGGGGACAAACATGAAACCAACGGTATTTGGTGAAAGAATAGCCACCTCCTTGAAGAAGTGGCGCCAGAGAGCTAAGAAGAAACTTAAAGGAAAGCAAGAAAATCTATCAAGCAGACCAACTAAATCACCTGAACGATCTTCCCCACTTCATCTTTTACACAATTACAATAGTGTAATAGAGACAGAAAGTTTAGAGCAATTAGAACAATTTGAACATAAGATTTCAAATATTGAGGCAGTTACAGATACACCTTCATCTTACCAATCTCAACTCAATACTGATAACGATTTCAAGGAAGAAATACATGGAGGAGCAC